A region of the Cumulibacter manganitolerans genome:
GTGCCGAACAGGAGGCGACGTGAGCACCTGGGCCCTCGTGCTGTCCTGCGGTGCGCTGATCCTCCTCGGTGCCATGGTCCAGGGCATCATCGGGCTCGGCATGGCCCTGGTCGCATCGCCGTTCATCGCGCTGATCGACCATTCGCTCGTGCCGGGCACGCTCATCGTCACCTCGGCGGTGCTGCCGGTCCTCACCCTCGTGCACGAGCATCACGATGTCGACTGGAAGGGCCTGCTCTGGGCGTTCCCGTGGCGGTTCGCCGGCACCGCCGTCGGCGCCTGGCTGGTCGTGGTGATCTCCCCGGGCCTGCTCGGCGTCCTGATCGGCGGCTTCGTGCTGGGCGCCGTCGTGCTCAGCGTGGTGCGCTGGAAGCCACGTCCGAGCCCCGTCGCGCTCAGCATCGGCGCGTTCGTGTCCGGTGTCGGCGGCACGGCGACCTCCATCGGCGGCCCGCCGATGGCGCTGGTCTACCAGCACCAGCGGCCGTCGATGCTGCGCTGCACGCTCGCGGTCTACTTCTGCGTCGGCAGCCTCGTCTCTCTGACGAGCCTGGCCCTGGTGGGCCGGCTCAGCGGTCACCAGGTGACCGTGGGCCTGTGGCTCGTGCCGTTCGTGATCGCCGGCTTCGGCATCGCGGTGTGGCTGCGCGGCCGCGTGGACGCGGCCCGGGTCCGCGCCGGCGTCCTCGCCGTGTCGGCGCTCAGCTCGCTGGTGCTGGTCGTTCGCGGGCTGCTGTAGCGGCTACTGCCCGCTGCCGGCGAACTGGGTGTGGTACAGCTCGGCGTACAGCCCGCCCTGGGCGATCAGCTCGTCGTGCGTGCCGCGCTGCGCGACGCGGCCCTTGTCCAGCACGATGATCTGGTCGGCGCGGCGGATCGTCGAGAGCCGGTGCGCGATGACCAGCGACGTACGGCCGACGAGCGCGGCGGCGAGCGCCCGCTGGACGGCGACCTCCGACTCGCTGTCGAGGTGCGCGGTCGCCTCGTCGAGGACGACGATGGCCGGTGCCTTCAGCAGCACCCGCGCGATGGCCAGCCGCTGCTTCTCCCCGCCGGAGAGCCGGTAGCCGCGATCGCCGACGACGGTGTCGAGACCTTCGGGCAGGCTCTCGATCAGCGGCCAGATCTGCGCGGCCACGAGGGCGTCGACGATCTGCTCGTGCGTCGCGTCCGGGCGGGCGTAGAGCAGGTTCTCGCGGATGGTGCTGTGGAACAGGTGGGAGTCCTGCGACACGACGCCGATGTGGTCGCGCAGCGACTGCACCCGCACGTCGCGCACGTCGACGCCGCCGACCCGCACCGTGCCGGAGGTGACGTCGTAGATGCGCGGCACGAGCTGCGAGATCGTCGTCTTGCCGGCGCCCGACGGGCCGACCAGCGCGATCATCTGGCCGGGCGCCGCGCACAGCGTGACGCCGCGCAGCACCGGCTGGCTGGAGGACGAGTCGGGCAGCGCGACGTCCTCCAGGGAAGCCAGGGACACCTCGCGGGCCGACGGGTAGGTGAAGTGCACGTCGTCCAGCTCGACGCTGGAGGCCTCCGGCGGCAGCGTCACCGCCCCCGGGCGGTCGGTGATGGCCGGCTCGAGGTCGAGCACCTCGAAGACCCGCTCGAACGAGACGAGCGCGCTCATGATGTCGACGCGCACGTTCGACAGCGCGGTCAGCGGTCCGTAC
Encoded here:
- a CDS encoding sulfite exporter TauE/SafE family protein translates to MSTWALVLSCGALILLGAMVQGIIGLGMALVASPFIALIDHSLVPGTLIVTSAVLPVLTLVHEHHDVDWKGLLWAFPWRFAGTAVGAWLVVVISPGLLGVLIGGFVLGAVVLSVVRWKPRPSPVALSIGAFVSGVGGTATSIGGPPMALVYQHQRPSMLRCTLAVYFCVGSLVSLTSLALVGRLSGHQVTVGLWLVPFVIAGFGIAVWLRGRVDAARVRAGVLAVSALSSLVLVVRGLL